Within Bacillus sp. E(2018), the genomic segment ATTAAATAGAACTTGTGCACCAAGCTTTTTGTATACCTTCGGAAGAAAATCAAAATCTCCAACAGATACGCCCCCTGTAGTAATTAAAACATCTGTCTCTTGAAGTGATTCCTTAATACTTTTGTATAAAGAGTCAAAGTTGTCTTCACGATGTTGATAGAGTTTAACTTCTGCACCCATCGCTTTAATTTGAGCTGCACACATGTATGCATTGCTGTTTCTTATTTTTCCTGGCTGCAGTTCTTCATTTACGTCAAGTAGTTCTGTTCCTGTTGAAAGAATGCCAACCACAGGTTTTTTGTAAACCGATAGAGTGTCGTAACCAAACGTGGCAAGAATTGCAACGATTCCTGGCGTGATTTTAGTTCCTGCTTTCACTAAAGCAGTACCCTCTTGTGTGTCTTCACCTTGAAAAGAGATATTCTCATCCTTTTTAACAGACCTTTTAATTTGGATATGGTCTTCATTATCGATAACAAGCTCTTCTACAAGTTCTAACATGATAACTGCATCAGCACCATCGGGAATTTTGGCGCCTGTCATAATCCGAACTGCCATTCCGCTTTTCACTACATGTTCAGCAACTTGTCCCGCTCCTATCGTTTCTACAACATTTAATGTAATAGGATGATTTGTTGATGCATCTTTCGTATCTTCTGAACGAATAGCGAATCCATCATAAGGAGAGCGATTAAAAGGAGGAACATCATGGGTAGCTGTCAGATCCTCTGCTAATATCCGATTATCACACTCAGTGATCGAAACTTCTTCAATTCCCCAAAATCGGATGTGATTCATGATTTTATTTACAGCCTCTGCAACTGGAAGTGGTGTTCGTTTAGCAATTGGCAAAATTTCCACCTCTTTAATTTTCAGAATATAAATACTTTTCAGTTTACTTTTGTGTTTATATTTGTTATTATTTTTTTAAATTATGGAAAGGATGTTGAACGAATGAAGGTTTCTTATGAATATTACCACCGTTCCGGCTATAAAGTAACCATTACCGACATCCCAGAAGAATTTAACGAACAGGGCGTTTTTTCCCTTCGCATCATGCATTCTCTGCAAAAGCAAATTGACGAAATCGACCATATGTATCAGCCTAAACGCACATATCGGCTAAAACTAGAAGAAACGGGGTAAATTCTACACCGTTTCTTTTTTTGCTTTTAATCGCTGAGCAATCCACTCTACTGCGTTTAAATAGGCAGCACGTGAAACTTTATGACCAGAAGTTTTGTCGTTCATATATACCGATGAACTATTTTTCTCTGTTAATGTTTGTACGTATGGTTTTGCAAACTCATACGGGATCACAGCATCGACTTCACTATGCCAAATAAATAAGGGGCGGTTGTTCAGTTTATCGAGGTTACGTGTAAGATCGTAATCCTTTAAAGATGAAATAGAATTCTCAAGCTCTTCGACTGTGAGAGGAATATCGTAACCTGCATTTTGAATTCTTTCGATCTGCCATCTTGCAAATTTCTCATGAGCTGGCGTTCCCATAAGTGCACATCCAGCACTGATCTTCGGATTGTTGACCAGTGATCCGTAAGTGATGATAGCTCCCATTGAAGTTCCACCAACTGCTACTTGATCTTCTAGCACAAACTCGTTTTCTTTTGCCCAATCCATAATAGTGTTCACATCTTGAATACCTTGTTGAACGATGTTCCAAAAGTCATATTCCATCGACTTGGGTGGATTCGCAACGATTCGCTCCCCATGATGTAAGGCATCAGGTAGGATTACTCGAAAATCTTTTTCGGCTAGTGAATATGCAAAATGTAAATTATGTTCTTTTGCACTCGTATATCCGTGTATAAAAATGAAAAGCGGCAAAGGTTTACCTGCATTCTCTGGTTTTTCAGCAAGTAAGAAAGGAATATCGCCGATCGTTCCTTTTTGTATTGAAACCATGTGTGTATCTCCTCTTTCTCTTTTTTTCCATCTTATCATGAGACATGTTTCTTTTTCATGAAAGACGCCCTGTATGAATAGACTTTTTGTAAGTAAAATAATACACTTTATATAAGCATCCTAAAAAAGGCAGGTACTTTCGTGACACAACCTTACTTAATTGCATTAGATCTTGATGGAACTTTATTAAATGATGAGAAAAAAATCCCTAGAAAAACAAAAGATTTACTTTTTAAATTAATGGATCTTGGTCATCATGTTTGTATTTCTACTGGTCGTCCTTTTCGATCATCGAACATGTATTATGAAGAGTTAGAACTCAACACTCCGATCGTGAATTTTAACGGAGCCTTTGTTCATCATCCTCATGATGCTGGTTTCGGTATCCACCACTCCCCGCTTGAACTGGACGTAGCAAAACGTATCATTTCAGCGTGTGAATCGTTTAAAGTTAAGAATATTATGGTTGAAGTTCTGGATGATGTCTATTTAAAGAAACCCGATGAAGTGATCGTTAATACATTCATCATGAATGAAAATCCTCTGCAAATTGGCGACCTTCATAAAACCTTAAAAGATGACCCTACCGCTATTCTTGTTCATCCAGAAGATCATCACATTCCTGAGTTAAGAGCGATGCTCCAAAAAGAACATGCTGAAGTTGTTGATCAACGAGTATGGGCTGCACCATGGAACATCATTGAGGTCATTCGTTCTGGTATCAGCAAAGCTTCAGGTCTTAAAAAGATTGCTGAATATTACAATGTCCCACAAGATCGGATTGTAGCTTTTGGTGATGAAGATAATGACTTTGAGATGATTGAATATGCCGGTCATGGGGTAGCAATGGGAAATGCCATTGATGAACTTAAAGCCCGTGCAAATTATGTAACCCTTACAAATGAAGAAGAAGGCATTGCTCACTATTTAAAAAATATCTTAAAACTTGTTTAATCGGATAAAGATCTTCAGCTGAATGCTAGCTGGAGATCTTTTTTCCATTTCTTTTTTAGGCGTTTGAAGTTTCTGATTACATATTGTACTTCTTACGGTAAAAACTAATCGTACGGGAGAAAAGGAGGAATTCCAATGAGTAAAAAAAGTCGATCCAAACGAGCTACTAAGCAAGGTGCCGATGTGGTGAGTCAGGAAACAACAATGGCTTTTAGTAAAGATGATCAACAAGATCGCAAACGTGAAAAAGAAGAAAGAAATTCATTAGGAGGCATATAACGATGGCAAACAGATTATTTCAAATCGCTAGAAATGCCGTTCAACAAGCTGTAGGAAAGGTTCAACATTCAACACATGAATTAAATAACCAGATTTCTAACAGCGAACATGCCGATCATGCTGAACTTTCTGGTCATGACAAAGAAGTAGCTCAGAATGCTCTTTCTTCTGCAATGGCTAATTCTTCGGATGCAGAGCGCGCTCAATTGGCTGAGTTCCAAAAAGAATTGGATGAACATTCGGGTGTATCGTCTCATGTGAATTCTAGTTCCCAACATGCCGAAAACCAACCCTCTGAGACAAGTCAGCCTCAATCATTTACTCAAGCCACTGGCTTAAGTTTAGAAGACGCCGAAAGCTTATTGGAAGAAAACCCTGATCGCCTAAACTAAATAGTTAAAAAGCAACAGCTTTCTCTTTCAAGGAGAAAGCTGTTTTTTTGGAAATGTAATGGCATTCAATGTTCTTATTTTTCTTAGTACAAGTTCACTAAGTTGTTCATATCCAAATTTATTAAAATGAAGACCATCATCTATTACGTATTTTTGAATGTTCTTATCAACTAGTGTTTCAAACAATGGTATATAGGATGTCCCCTCATGTTTCGCTACTTTTTTAACGGTTTGTGCATATTTTTTCATCCTATCATTCGTCCGAGCTTTCTGTTGGTCTTCAACCACGGGAGCTGGACTGATCAAGATGACTTTGTCAGCTCCGATTTTATTAACCATATATGTTAAGTTCTTTTCGTATTCTGCTAATGGAATAAGTCTATGATCGCTTGAATCGTTGGCCCCAAAAAGGATGGTAACATAATCAGGATGATGACGTAGAACGTCATCTTGCAGCCTTACAAGGGCAGCTCTCGTCGTTTCTGCAGGTATCCCAGCATTCATTACAACCCATTCGGTTAATTCTTGTCTCAAACGGGAAGTTAATCTAAGTGAGCCATCTTTACTCTTTTCTTTTGAAGTGATGCTGTCTCCAAAACAAACAAGAGTCTTCATTTCTTACTCATCTCCTCTATTGATTATCTCTAATTAAACTATTCGAAAGAAATTACCATTTATCAAACGTCAAACCCCTATTATTTTTGTTATAATGTGTTATGTGAAGAAGATATCTTATGTTTTTAGAGTAATTTTGGGGGCATTGTATGAAAATATATCGTGTAACGAATGAAGCTGAATCTCATATCATTGAAGAAATTGCGCATTTATTCTTACAGCAGCGTACGATGGACGGTGAGCCAGAAGAAAAATCCAGAACGTTTGCTGGTATAAAAATGGCGCTTGAGAACCCAGAGAAAAGCGGGATCATCATTGCTGAAGAAGAGAATTCTGTTATTGGACTTGCCTTCTTCAACGTAGGAGTAAGTCTTCGTATCGGTGGACCATATCTTTGGTTAAATGAGCTTTATGTACATGAAAAGCATCGCAACAGAGGAATTGCCCGTAAACTTTTGCTACACTTGATCTATTGGGCTGAGAGAGATGGTATTAAATCCATCGAACTTGAAACAGGGATCAACAACTCTGTTACGAAGCATCTGTACAATTCATTGGATTTCCATGATATCATCTCTAAGAGATATGCATTTCATTTTTAATACTATTATTTGAAGGAGTGTTCGTAATGGCAGTAGAATTTTCAATCCAACCAACACCGAACCCTAACGCAATTAAATTTGATGGTTCAGAAAAATTTTTAGAAGGAAGACTTTCTGCACGTGTAGGTGATGATTCGGACTCCCCTCTAGCTAAAGCTCTGTTATCCATTGATGGAGTAGAATCGATTTTTGGTTTTGAAAACTTTATTACAGTAAATAAAACAAACGACAGTGACTGGAACGAATTGATGCCAGAAATTCAAAAAGCATTAGAAGAGAATGCTTAAGTTGTTTACACCAGCCCTTAACGACCGGGCTGGTTTTTTGTTGGTGATTTTTTTGTGGAAAAGGTAGTTTTCGTAAACATTGCTGCTTTTGGAAATGTTGATTTCCGTTCCAGGCTACTCGCTTTCC encodes:
- a CDS encoding NifU N-terminal domain-containing protein; the protein is MAVEFSIQPTPNPNAIKFDGSEKFLEGRLSARVGDDSDSPLAKALLSIDGVESIFGFENFITVNKTNDSDWNELMPEIQKALEENA
- a CDS encoding Cof-type HAD-IIB family hydrolase, with translation MTQPYLIALDLDGTLLNDEKKIPRKTKDLLFKLMDLGHHVCISTGRPFRSSNMYYEELELNTPIVNFNGAFVHHPHDAGFGIHHSPLELDVAKRIISACESFKVKNIMVEVLDDVYLKKPDEVIVNTFIMNENPLQIGDLHKTLKDDPTAILVHPEDHHIPELRAMLQKEHAEVVDQRVWAAPWNIIEVIRSGISKASGLKKIAEYYNVPQDRIVAFGDEDNDFEMIEYAGHGVAMGNAIDELKARANYVTLTNEEEGIAHYLKNILKLV
- a CDS encoding prolyl oligopeptidase family serine peptidase: MVSIQKGTIGDIPFLLAEKPENAGKPLPLFIFIHGYTSAKEHNLHFAYSLAEKDFRVILPDALHHGERIVANPPKSMEYDFWNIVQQGIQDVNTIMDWAKENEFVLEDQVAVGGTSMGAIITYGSLVNNPKISAGCALMGTPAHEKFARWQIERIQNAGYDIPLTVEELENSISSLKDYDLTRNLDKLNNRPLFIWHSEVDAVIPYEFAKPYVQTLTEKNSSSVYMNDKTSGHKVSRAAYLNAVEWIAQRLKAKKETV
- a CDS encoding GNAT family N-acetyltransferase, whose amino-acid sequence is MKIYRVTNEAESHIIEEIAHLFLQQRTMDGEPEEKSRTFAGIKMALENPEKSGIIIAEEENSVIGLAFFNVGVSLRIGGPYLWLNELYVHEKHRNRGIARKLLLHLIYWAERDGIKSIELETGINNSVTKHLYNSLDFHDIISKRYAFHF
- a CDS encoding GDSL-type esterase/lipase family protein, yielding MKTLVCFGDSITSKEKSKDGSLRLTSRLRQELTEWVVMNAGIPAETTRAALVRLQDDVLRHHPDYVTILFGANDSSDHRLIPLAEYEKNLTYMVNKIGADKVILISPAPVVEDQQKARTNDRMKKYAQTVKKVAKHEGTSYIPLFETLVDKNIQKYVIDDGLHFNKFGYEQLSELVLRKIRTLNAITFPKKQLSP
- the glp gene encoding gephyrin-like molybdotransferase Glp, producing the protein MPIAKRTPLPVAEAVNKIMNHIRFWGIEEVSITECDNRILAEDLTATHDVPPFNRSPYDGFAIRSEDTKDASTNHPITLNVVETIGAGQVAEHVVKSGMAVRIMTGAKIPDGADAVIMLELVEELVIDNEDHIQIKRSVKKDENISFQGEDTQEGTALVKAGTKITPGIVAILATFGYDTLSVYKKPVVGILSTGTELLDVNEELQPGKIRNSNAYMCAAQIKAMGAEVKLYQHREDNFDSLYKSIKESLQETDVLITTGGVSVGDFDFLPKVYKKLGAQVLFNKVAMRPGSVTTVAVYNDKWLFGLSGNPSACFVGAELFVRPVILKGMNMIKPHCRVTKAILSSDFPKPNPFTRFVRATLSEEFDGNVVTPAGLDKSSSVSSLIEANCLIVLPGGTRGWEKGSEVGVITWHGEGSEWPWDHPLFSKSSAIRTVEKQH